A region of Solanum dulcamara chromosome 7, daSolDulc1.2, whole genome shotgun sequence DNA encodes the following proteins:
- the LOC129896073 gene encoding uncharacterized protein LOC129896073, with the protein MASMHFTIFTLFTIFFLKLHPSSSSIYDVLNSHGLPVGLLPKGITNFSIDPASGRFEVHLPQSCAAQFETHLRYDSTVSGTLNYGQISEISGVAAQELFLWFSVKGIRVDIPSSGLIYFDVGVVSKQFSLSFFEIPRDCTITNYGLPQNLIWYDNRGRIVENLSRKLIKERPEKSKARAVS; encoded by the exons ATGGCCTCAATGCATTTCACAATATTCACTCTCTTCACAATCTTCTTCCTTAAACTCCATCCATCATCATCTTCCATTTATGACGTTCTCAACTCCCATGGACTCcctgttggtcttctacccaaGGGAATTACCAATTTTTCAATAGATCCTGCATCAGGACGATTTGAGGTACATCTGCCCCAGTCATGTGCCGCCCAATTCGAAACCCATTTACGTTATGATAGCACCGTCTCTGGTACCCTCAATTATGGTCAGATTTCAGAAATTTCTGGTGTTGCGGCTCAGGAACTTTTCCTTTGGTTCTCTGTTAAAGGGATTCGTGTCGACATTCCCAGTTCTGGCttgatttattttgatgtgggagTTGTTTCTAAGCAGTTTTCTCTTTCCTTCTTCGAGATCCCACGTGATTGCACCATTACAAATTATGGGTTGCCTCAAAATCTCATTTGGTACGACAATCGTGGCAGAATTGTGGAG AACCTATCAAGGAAGTTGATTAAAGAACGTCCGGAAAAGAGCAAGGCCAGAGCTGTATCCTAA